The genomic stretch TATGATGTTTTTGTCTTTTGCTTGAAATAAACGGATAATCATAAAGAACATTTATAATCTCTACGCTTTAACTCTAAATTAAAAATATACTGAATATGAAATTTGGCAGCACAGATCATCCTGAGAATATTGACTTCACTCTACCGCCTGATCACCCTGACACGGCTGAGACACTCAAGAAACATAAAAGTGACGCCCCTTTTGAAGTGTATGTGGGCTGCGCCAAATGGAACAAAGCAGATCTCAAAGGCTTCTATCCCCGGGGCACCAAAGATGAACTGACTTATTACTCAAGGCAGTTTAATTCCATTGAGCTCAATGCGACTTTTTACAACTCACCCGACAAAAATCAGGTTGTGCAATGGAAAGAGAAAACCCCGGAAGACTTTAAGTTTTTCCCTAAAATCCCCCAGTCGGTCAGCCACTACCGCAGGCTTAATGATGTCAAGAATCTGACTGATGAATTTGCTGATGCTGTAAGCATGTTTGAAGAAAAACTGGGAATGGTATTTCTACAAATGATTGACAATTTCAACCCGAAGTTTATAGACCGGGTAGAAGGCTTTGCCCAAGACTTCCCCAAAGGAGTTCCACTGGCAATCGAGGTTCGCAATGAAGACTGGTTTAAAGGCGAAGTCTTTGATGCATATTATGAAATCTTAAAGAAAAACAATATCACAAATATTATCGTGGATGCGGCCGCTCGCAGAGACATGCTGCATATGCGGCTTTCCAATGGTGCTGCTTTCGTCCGATATGTAGGTGCCAATCATACGAGCGATTATACGCGACTTGAAGACTGGGTGGAGAGAATCAAGTTGTGGAGATCCCAAGGCCTGCAAAAGCTCTATTTCTTTATCCATCAGAATGTGGAAAAGGAATCGCCTTTACTTGCAGAGCATTTCATCAAAATGCTAAACAAGGAGCTTAACCTTTCTCTAAAAATCCCCAATTCCCCCGACAATCCCCTTGGATCTTAAAAGGCGATTTTAATTAAGGCTCATTTGATGACCTGAATATTTATGACGCACTTTACGTGACGTAGTTTACGTAACGTAAAGTACGTCATTTCAGCACAGGAAATCATGAAGCCCCCTTTTAATCCATTCGTAATCAATATCTATCAAGGAAAAGACTATTTCTATGATCGGGAAAATGACTTAAAAACACTTGTTTCACATATTAAAAATGAAAGAAATGTAGTGCTTTATGCAAGCACAGTCAGCACCGCACTGAAAGCATTGGAAAAACTAGAATTAGTCATCAAAGACGAAGAATACTATCTAGTCCACGAAGTCCAGCTAACCCGGTGGATGGCCAGACTGTAAGTTTCATATCACACCAAAAGCGTAGTTGCAATTCCATCCCGCAAAACCGGATCGA from Algoriphagus sp. NG3 encodes the following:
- a CDS encoding DUF72 domain-containing protein; its protein translation is MKFGSTDHPENIDFTLPPDHPDTAETLKKHKSDAPFEVYVGCAKWNKADLKGFYPRGTKDELTYYSRQFNSIELNATFYNSPDKNQVVQWKEKTPEDFKFFPKIPQSVSHYRRLNDVKNLTDEFADAVSMFEEKLGMVFLQMIDNFNPKFIDRVEGFAQDFPKGVPLAIEVRNEDWFKGEVFDAYYEILKKNNITNIIVDAAARRDMLHMRLSNGAAFVRYVGANHTSDYTRLEDWVERIKLWRSQGLQKLYFFIHQNVEKESPLLAEHFIKMLNKELNLSLKIPNSPDNPLGS